In Paenibacillus sp. G2S3, a single window of DNA contains:
- a CDS encoding ATP-binding cassette domain-containing protein gives MTSNNWAIEVIGLKKSYKNVEVLRGVDFTVQKGSTFALLGSNGAGKTTMIKILATLLQPDNGSAKINGDDVTKQSEQVRKEISLTGQSVTADYILTGRENLRMMAKLRHLPDPDKQAEELLRRFDLLDAADRRISTYSGGMCRRLDLAMSLLGNPSVIFLDEPTTGLDPQARLAMWDMIKDLASSGVTVFLTTQYLEEADHLADQIAILHEGHIVASGSPAELKNRLPKGHIELRFDNETTLNQAQDLLKEFNATADSNNLTLSVITDGSTRQMMRLLTKAAEADIEIAEYAQKLPSLEDVFLAIVTSKKEDSR, from the coding sequence ATGACATCGAACAATTGGGCGATTGAAGTAATAGGCCTCAAAAAATCCTATAAGAACGTTGAAGTGTTGCGGGGGGTGGACTTCACTGTTCAGAAGGGTTCAACCTTTGCTCTTCTAGGGTCCAACGGTGCGGGTAAAACCACTATGATCAAAATTCTTGCCACCCTGCTCCAGCCCGACAACGGAAGCGCAAAGATTAATGGAGACGACGTAACTAAGCAATCCGAGCAAGTACGTAAGGAGATCAGCCTGACAGGACAAAGCGTCACCGCTGACTATATCCTGACCGGACGCGAGAATCTGCGAATGATGGCCAAACTCCGCCATTTGCCCGATCCTGACAAACAAGCCGAGGAGTTATTACGTCGTTTTGACTTGCTCGATGCCGCCGATCGCCGAATATCCACGTATTCCGGAGGGATGTGTCGGCGCTTGGATTTGGCCATGAGCTTATTGGGTAACCCCTCGGTCATTTTTCTCGATGAGCCGACCACCGGACTTGACCCGCAAGCGCGTCTTGCTATGTGGGATATGATCAAGGATTTAGCGAGTTCAGGTGTCACTGTTTTTTTAACTACGCAGTATTTAGAGGAAGCTGACCATCTAGCCGATCAAATCGCGATCTTACATGAAGGTCATATCGTGGCAAGCGGCAGTCCCGCGGAGCTAAAAAATAGATTGCCTAAGGGTCATATCGAGCTTCGATTCGACAATGAAACAACGCTAAATCAAGCACAAGATCTGTTAAAGGAATTTAACGCGACTGCAGATTCGAACAATCTCACGCTCTCCGTCATTACAGACGGAAGTACGAGACAGATGATGCGACTGCTAACGAAAGCAGCGGAAGCTGACATAGAAATTGCCGAGTATGCGCAGAAACTGCCCTCGCTTGAGGATGTTTTTCTCGCGATCGTCACTAGCAAAAAGGAGGACTCCCGATGA
- a CDS encoding DUF1048 domain-containing protein, which translates to MYKNMLAKFKDLREQKKAYKECVKRSKALPNDYREVYNIASRYMLNFSTNDSSVINLFPEMLDMFEMGAAEGRDVLEIVGNDVMAFCDGLLEDVSAQTWTGKMRAKMNESIHKKLGR; encoded by the coding sequence GTGTATAAGAACATGCTTGCTAAATTTAAAGATTTACGTGAACAAAAAAAGGCTTATAAAGAGTGCGTAAAACGTTCCAAAGCGCTCCCGAACGATTACCGAGAAGTTTACAATATCGCATCGCGCTACATGCTGAATTTCTCAACTAACGATTCTAGCGTCATCAACCTGTTTCCCGAAATGCTTGACATGTTTGAGATGGGAGCTGCTGAAGGTCGAGATGTTCTGGAGATCGTAGGGAATGACGTAATGGCGTTCTGTGACGGGCTGCTCGAGGACGTTTCCGCTCAGACTTGGACAGGGAAAATGCGAGCCAAAATGAACGAGTCCATTCACAAAAAACTTGGAAGATAG
- a CDS encoding ABC transporter permease — translation MKFIHFLGDTAVMSGRVIRHSTRSIDTIITVIAMPIMIMLLFVYIFGGAMNTGDVSYINYIVPGILLFCIASGVAYSSLRINNDLTKGIFERFHSMPIAKASILGGHVVASLVFNVISLLAIFLVAFGMGFRPKADVLGWVLAIGILLLSVLAFTWIAVTFGLLAKSFEGAGVFSYILMLLLFVSSAFAPTDSMPAAIRVFAEYQPMTPLIESIRSLLLGGTADKTTLVAVLWSLAILAFFWASAMRVYKRRMK, via the coding sequence ATGAAATTCATTCATTTTCTAGGCGATACCGCCGTCATGAGTGGGCGTGTCATTCGCCATTCCACACGTAGCATCGACACGATTATTACCGTCATCGCCATGCCGATCATGATCATGCTGCTCTTTGTTTACATCTTTGGCGGAGCGATGAACACCGGTGATGTAAGCTATATCAATTATATTGTGCCCGGAATATTGCTCTTTTGCATTGCTAGTGGCGTGGCTTATTCTTCTCTTCGTATCAATAACGATCTCACGAAAGGCATATTCGAGCGTTTCCACTCCATGCCGATCGCAAAAGCCTCTATTCTAGGCGGTCATGTGGTTGCTTCATTAGTTTTTAACGTCATTTCATTGCTTGCTATTTTCCTTGTTGCCTTCGGCATGGGATTTCGGCCGAAAGCGGATGTGCTCGGTTGGGTGTTAGCCATTGGTATTTTGTTGCTTAGCGTACTTGCGTTCACTTGGATTGCTGTCACCTTCGGCTTGCTTGCTAAATCATTCGAGGGAGCCGGAGTATTTTCTTACATTTTGATGTTGCTTTTATTCGTTAGTTCAGCTTTTGCCCCGACCGACAGCATGCCCGCGGCGATCCGCGTATTCGCGGAGTATCAACCCATGACACCGCTTATCGAGAGTATTCGTTCTCTTTTACTCGGAGGAACAGCGGATAAAACTACGCTTGTGGCGGTATTATGGAGTTTAGCAATACTTGCGTTCTTCTGGGCTTCCGCCATGCGGGTGTATAAACGGAGGATGAAATAA